A DNA window from Zingiber officinale cultivar Zhangliang chromosome 3A, Zo_v1.1, whole genome shotgun sequence contains the following coding sequences:
- the LOC122051525 gene encoding ethylene-responsive transcription factor ERF071-like has product MPPISSSCFSSEQETSIPISALAYVISGATTSPPDLIALVPPCLLCRIDGCLGCEFFDAEATTRGGEPTAAKAPKRRRKKRERKNKYRGVRQRPWGKWAAEIRDPWKAARKWLGTFDTAEEAARAYDCAAFEFRGPRAKLNFPPPPPSSCAAPLNATSQTPPSVNNNQPPLEADRQVEQLWDVFLIDEDDDDRRFFFFELEMDN; this is encoded by the coding sequence ATGCCGCCGATATCCTCCTCCTGCTTCTCCTCGGAGCAAGAGACCTCCATTCCCATCTCCGCCCTCGCCTACGTCATCTCCGGCGCTACCACCTCACCCCCAGACCTCATCGCCCTAGTCCCTCCCTGCCTCCTCTGCCGCATCGACGGTTGCCTCGGCTGCGAGTTCTTCGACGCGGAGGCGACGACGAGAGGCGGGGAACCTACTGCGGCGAAGGCGCCGAAAAGGAGGAggaaaaaaagagagaggaagaacAAGTACCGCGGCGTACGGCAGCGGCCTTGGGGCAAATGGGCGGCGGAGATCCGTGATCCCTGGAAGGCAGCGCGCAAGTGGCTCGGCACCTTCGACACTGCCGAGGAGGCCGCCCGCGCCTACGACTGCGCCGCCTTCGAGTTCCGCGGCCCGCGCGCCAAGCTCAATTTCCCACCGCCGCCGCCCTCCTCCTGCGCTGCGCCGCTAAATGCAACTTCTCAGACGCCGCCGTCGGTGAACAATAATCAGCCGCCGCTGGAGGCGGATCGGCAAGTGGAGCAACTGTGGGACGTGTTCTTGATCGACGAAGACGATGATGATcgtcgtttttttttttttgaattagaaatgGATAATTGA
- the LOC122053622 gene encoding uncharacterized protein LOC122053622, translated as MEGEAVPTEGSAVKPDGSREDTGSSLESIKSEKWTNEKHTLYLRTLETSFLDQLCNSEKASSDLLGSLPLVAPKPTRKLGSITNFFHLTCQFEFPGRRSQNFASKRAQFEMKKEIKQLFKDPWIQRFTSRGTLNRVDSNVVINLAMPSSNTSPNHKQADSSHIPRQHHEEVSDQNFDNIKHEGQSDAQATNSTKDHTENPAVKDSSST; from the exons ATGGAAGGCGAAGCGGTTCCGACGGAGGGTTCCGCCGTGAAGCCAGATGGATCCAGGGAGGACACCGGCAGCAGCCTTGAGAGCATCAAAAGC GAAAAGTGGACCAATGAGAAACATACACTATATTTGAGAACCCTGGAAACATCTTTCCTTGATCAATTGTGCAACAGCGAGAAAGCATCAAGTGATCTGCTTGGTTCCCTACCACTAGTGGCACCAAAGCCGACAAGGAAGTTGGGTTCGATTACCAACTTCTTCCACTTGACTTGCCAG TTTGAGTTTCCCGGTAGAAGATCACAGAACTTTGCAAGTAAAAGGGCACAATTTGAGATGAAGAAAGAGATTAAGCAATTGTTTAAGGATCCATGGATTCAGCGTTTTACTTCTAGAGGTACATTGAATCGAGTAGATTCTAATGTGGTCATAAATCTCGCAATGCCCTCAAGCAATACAAGCCCAAATCACAAACAGGCCGACTCTTCTCACATTCCACGTCAGCATCATGAAG AAGTCTCTGATCAGAACTTTGACAACATCAAACATGAAGGACAAAGCGATGCCCAAGCGACGAACAGTACAAAAGACCATACTGAGAACCCTGCTGTCAAAG ACAGCAGTTCCACCTAG